The Micromonospora sediminicola genome contains a region encoding:
- a CDS encoding GNAT family N-acetyltransferase, producing the protein MRFRRAPGWPAVLVDGPVVLRPYRRSDALAWSEIRRANRSWLAPWESHVPGSWDETNSPAAFRLVHADQRRSARTGDGMPFAVCLREDGRERLVGHLNVGSIVRRAFCSGYVGYWVDSRVAGRGVIPTAVALAVDHAFGPGGLHRIEVNIRPENVPSRRVVEKLGFREEAYHVRYMHIDGAWRDHIGYAMTGEEVAAEGGLLARWHRVRDTRR; encoded by the coding sequence GTGAGGTTCCGGCGGGCGCCGGGGTGGCCGGCGGTGCTGGTGGACGGTCCGGTGGTGCTGCGGCCGTACCGTCGGTCCGACGCCCTCGCCTGGTCCGAGATCCGCCGGGCGAACCGGAGCTGGCTGGCCCCGTGGGAGTCGCATGTGCCGGGCAGTTGGGACGAGACGAACTCTCCGGCCGCGTTCCGGCTGGTCCACGCCGACCAGCGCAGGTCGGCGCGTACCGGAGACGGGATGCCGTTCGCGGTCTGCCTGCGCGAGGACGGGCGGGAGCGGCTGGTCGGGCACCTCAACGTGGGCAGCATCGTGCGGCGGGCGTTCTGCTCCGGGTACGTGGGCTACTGGGTGGACTCCCGGGTGGCCGGTCGTGGGGTGATCCCGACCGCCGTGGCGCTCGCCGTGGACCACGCGTTCGGCCCGGGCGGCCTGCACCGGATCGAGGTGAACATCCGGCCGGAGAACGTCCCCTCCCGGCGGGTGGTGGAGAAGCTGGGCTTCCGGGAGGAGGCCTACCACGTGCGCTACATGCACATCGACGGCGCGTGGCGGGACCACATCGGATACGCGATGACCGGCGAGGAAGTGGCCGCCGAGGGCGGCCTGCTGGCGCGGTGGCACCGCGTACGTGACACCCGGCGGTGA